A genomic region of Tigriopus californicus strain San Diego chromosome 1, Tcal_SD_v2.1, whole genome shotgun sequence contains the following coding sequences:
- the LOC131886622 gene encoding uncharacterized protein LOC131886622 encodes MTDTVVPSVPVKCGACRQILPEIQVKPVDEPVIAVPETGEGTYPIWIQNKIDESGWTKGKFNCPHCQARLGAFNFLGGSQHIVHLVKSQVDLHVKLDLAELLRSTRDETSAHGGLETDAAPSDPDWESSSSASSFSEELTPASSSSSSNASMSASAAHSVTSSPESSPRSTSGVLELSPNETIRPMTRKERKKLNVLRRKKAKDKKDQIEKEANQKLMEILNAEPELGEIEDHLICPVCLDLLHIPYNTNPCCHVFCEPCLRRIGSKNAMKTLCPLCRTRISYCEPNKDIGAEILSQHLELFSKRQAFEKSTNVYTLPLPWRPGWRNLFAGRAMGGNRFQDPTCQERLHRLFTQLPYYIPPVFMGNLVNLLLFVFLLGAFEIAPLFLAVLHGRSPLGEPIHGPVLQQPALPMGPTDIKKELNDLDGVLNDEIIEDLHKRLADDTSSGLEYAKTMLEESLRNYDNLNEEKKAERNRFESVRKRLAQLERFRPAGGDVGPGPQTRLVTEKSGVNILKQFAKVILQEDLPDEEIESDDGVSGSGENPDESKVVSNYNLIPESSGSVQDATFYYIAGMICIMAAACGNFLLIQHNFPILRYLPFGAMLDNNNMEQFALARVVDFMDFAIVILMSLIPFFFLPLSISSPSPEDEVETSTWKRIVFKLIPDVTTVIGGRILAKINVVTVTLSLLVYFIYVLYRRMIRAHV; translated from the exons ATGACGGATACTGTCGTGCCCTCAGTGCCCGTCAAATGCGGAGCCTGTCGCCAAATCTTACCCGAGATTCAAGTCAAGCCCGTGGACGAGCCCGTGATTGCGGTGCCCGAAACGGGTGAAGGCACCTATCCCATTTGGATCCAGAACAAGATTGATGAG AGCGGCTGGACCAAGGGCAAGTTTAATTGCCCGCATTGCCAGGCCCGATTGGGGGCGTTCAACTTCTTGGGCGGCAGCCAGCATATCGTACACCTGGTCAAGAGTCAAGTCGATCTGCATGTGAAACTGGACCTGGCTGAGCTACTCCGAAGCACCCGTGATGAGACTTCAGCCCACGGCGGTCTCGAAACCGATGCCGCGCCCAGTGATCCAG ATTGGGAATCCAGCAGTTCAGCCTCGTCGTTTTCGGAGGAGCTTACACCGgcctcgtcgtcctcctcatCCAATGCGTCTATGTCCGCGTCCGCGGCGCATTCAGTTACTTCATCGCCCGAATCGTCGCCCAGGTCCACCAGTGGCGTGTTAGAATTGAGTCCCAATGAGACAATCCGACCCATGACCCGCAAGGAACGAAAGAAGCTGAACGTGTTGCggagaaaaaaggccaaggacaagaaggatcaaattgaaaaggagGCCAATCAAAAGCTCATGGAG ATATTGAATGCGGAGCCGGAATTGGGCGAGATTGAGGATCACCTGATATGTCCGGTGTGCTTGGACTTGCTACATATACCTTACAACACCAATCCGTGCTGCCATGTTTTTTGTGAACCTTGCTTGAGGCGCATAGGAAGCAAAAACGCCATGAAAACGCTTTGTCCTCTCTGCCGCACCCGCATATCCTATTGTGAACCCAACAAAG ACATTGGCGCAGAGATCCTGTCCCAACATTTGGAATTATTCTCGAAGCGACAAGCCTTCGAGAAAAGCACAAACGTGTACACTTTGCCGCTGCCGTGGCGTCCAGGTTGGCGGAACCTATTTGCAGGCAGAGCAATGGGTGGCAATCGTTTTCAAG ATCCAACGTGCCAAGAGCGCCTTCATCGCCTATTCACTCAGCTGCCCTACTATATCCCTCCCGTGTTTATGGGGAACCTCGTTAATCTGCTACTGTTTGTCTTCCTTTTGGGTGCGTTCGAAATTGCGCCCCTGTTTTTGGCGGTTCTCCATGGGCGCTCGCCTCTGGGAGAGCCCATTCATGGGCCCGTGCTCCAACAGCCCGCTTTACCCATGGGGCCAACAGATATCAAAAAGGAATTGAACGACTTGGATGGCGTACTAAATGATGAAATCATCGAGGATTTGCACAAACGGTTAGCCGACGATACCTCTTCAGGACTAGAGTATGCGAAAACTATGCTGGAGGAGTCACTTAGAAACTACGATAATCTTAACGAGGAGAAAAAGGCCGAGCGGAATCGATTTGAAAGTGTGCGAAAACGATTGGCACAATTGGAGAGGTTCCGCCCCGCGGGAGGGGATGTCGGTCCAGGCCCCCAAACACGATTGGTGACCGAGAAATCCGGGGTAAACATCCTCAAGCAGTTCGCCAAGGTGATTCTTCAAGAAGATCTTCCGGATGAAGAGATCGAGAGTGACGATGGAGTCTCGGGAAGTGGAGAGAACCCAGATGAGAGCAAAGTtgtttccaactacaatttgATCCCCGAGTCCAGTGGGTCGGTTCAAGACGCCACTTTTTATTACATTGCCGGCATGATCTGTATCATGGCTGCGGCTTGTGGCAATTTCCTTTTG ATCCAGCACAATTTTCCCATTCTACGATATCTCCCGTTTGGTGCTATGTTGGACAACAACAATATGGAGCAGTTTGCCCTTGCTCGCGTGGTCGATTTCATGGACTTTGCCATCGTGATCCTCATGAGTCTGATTCCATTCTTTTTTCTCCCATTGTCGATCTCAAGTCCAAGTCCTGAGGACGAGGTGGAGACGTCCACGTGGAAGCGAATCGTGTTTAAACTCATTCCAGACGTGACCACAGTGATTGGAGGTAGGATTCTGGCCAAGATCAATGTGGTCACGGTCACCTTGTCGTTGTTGGTATACTTTATCTACGTTCTTTACCGCCGGATGATCCGGGCACACGTGTAA
- the LOC131877651 gene encoding ORM1-like protein 2: MMMPGGHGNENPNTNYMNGRGFWIFYLLVLGGVHIILLSVPVSLFSVAWVWTLTHVGHNAIQFWFLHWMKSHPWITFDQGSNRRLTHWEQIDHGVQYTPTRKFLTILPIMLYILASGYTRYDKIHFAINTLSLASVLIPKLPWFHKVRLFGINKY; the protein is encoded by the coding sequence ATGATGATGCCCGGCGGCCATGGGAATGAAAATCCCAACACCAACTACATGAATGGGCGAGGATTCTGGATTTTCTATCTCTTGGTCTTGGGCGGGGTGCACATTATCTTGTTGAGCGTGCCGGTCAGCCTATTTTCCGTAGCCTGGGTCTGGACCCTCACTCACGTGGGACACAATGCCATACAGTTCTGGTTCCTCCACTGGATGAAGTCCCACCCGTGGATCACCTTTGATCAGGGCTCGAACCGCCGGCTGACCCATTGGGAGCAGATTGACCACGGGGTCCAGTACACGCCCACGCGTAAATTCTTGACTATTCTCCCCATCATGCTCTACATCTTGGCCAGCGGGTACACTCGCTATGACAAGATTCACTTTGCTATCAACACCCTGAGTCTGGCCTCGGTCCTGATCCCCAAATTACCTTGGTTCCACAAAGTCAGATTGTTTGGGATCAACAAATACTGA